The Sphingosinithalassobacter sp. CS137 genome includes a region encoding these proteins:
- a CDS encoding DUF6975 family protein has product MPFDSVQIARQGGIWGALDALAASDGSAGHPYVGRLRQNMEPLRDLADAAHYLCLLHGRHPGVIDHALPHARDSVERAWLEAAAEAFAAERALLVQLVAAAGPLPSTPGQAESDNAALHQRHAVEMLSQSDRAGCATGTALALVLDWTAIRAVLNSAAERLGLEMPETRLPPIEETASVVAELSGETIIERAILFGAEQLFAQHRGLWELLEARMEARGRA; this is encoded by the coding sequence ATGCCGTTCGATTCGGTCCAGATCGCGCGTCAGGGAGGCATTTGGGGAGCACTCGATGCCCTCGCCGCATCCGACGGCAGCGCCGGCCATCCTTATGTCGGGCGGCTGCGGCAGAACATGGAACCGCTGCGCGACCTTGCCGACGCGGCCCATTATCTTTGCCTGCTGCACGGCCGGCATCCCGGCGTGATCGATCATGCGCTCCCGCACGCTCGCGACTCGGTGGAGCGCGCCTGGCTGGAAGCGGCCGCGGAGGCCTTCGCCGCCGAGCGCGCCCTGCTCGTCCAGCTCGTCGCGGCCGCCGGCCCCCTGCCGAGCACGCCCGGACAGGCGGAGAGCGACAACGCCGCGCTGCACCAGCGTCATGCCGTCGAGATGCTGTCGCAATCCGATCGTGCCGGCTGCGCCACCGGAACGGCGCTTGCCCTTGTGCTCGATTGGACCGCGATCCGTGCAGTGCTCAATTCCGCGGCCGAACGGCTCGGTCTCGAGATGCCAGAGACCCGCCTGCCGCCGATTGAGGAGACCGCGAGCGTCGTCGCCGAACTGAGCGGCGAAACGATCATCGAGCGCGCCATCCTGTTCGGCGCGGAGCAGCTGTTCGCCCAGCATCGCGGGCTTTGGGAGTTGCTTGAAGCGCGGATGGAAGCCCGCGGCCGCGCCTAG
- a CDS encoding AAA family ATPase, translating to MRFEGTQSYVATEDLKVAVNAAVTLRRPLLVKGEPGTGKTVLAHEIAKAVDAPLIEWNVKSTTKAHQGLYEYDAVARLRDGQLGDERVHDISNYIRKGKLWEAFTSPRVPVLLIDEIDKADIEFPNDLLQELDRMEFHVYETGETVRAHERPIVVITSNNEKELPDAFLRRCFFHYIRFPDRETMQAIVDVHFPGIQKLLVKKAMDVFYDIRDVPGLKKKPSTSELIDWLKLLLHEDMPLDVLQSQDPSKAIPPLHGALIKNEQDLMLFERLAFMSRRQQNKG from the coding sequence ATGCGCTTCGAAGGCACCCAGAGCTATGTCGCGACCGAGGATCTGAAGGTCGCGGTGAACGCCGCCGTCACGCTCCGCCGCCCGCTGCTCGTCAAAGGCGAGCCGGGAACGGGCAAGACCGTGCTGGCCCATGAGATCGCCAAGGCCGTCGACGCCCCGCTGATCGAGTGGAACGTCAAGTCGACAACCAAGGCGCATCAGGGCCTGTACGAATATGACGCGGTTGCGCGGCTGCGCGACGGACAGCTCGGCGACGAGCGTGTGCACGACATTTCCAACTATATCCGCAAGGGCAAGCTGTGGGAGGCGTTCACGTCGCCGCGCGTGCCGGTGCTGCTGATCGACGAGATCGACAAGGCCGACATCGAGTTTCCGAACGATTTGTTGCAGGAACTCGATCGGATGGAATTCCACGTCTATGAGACCGGCGAGACGGTCCGCGCGCACGAGCGCCCGATCGTGGTCATCACGTCCAACAACGAAAAGGAGCTGCCCGACGCGTTCCTGCGCCGCTGCTTCTTCCACTATATCCGCTTCCCCGATCGCGAGACGATGCAGGCGATCGTCGACGTCCATTTCCCGGGCATCCAGAAGCTGCTGGTGAAGAAGGCGATGGACGTCTTTTACGACATCCGCGACGTGCCGGGCCTGAAGAAGAAGCCCTCCACCAGCGAGCTGATCGACTGGCTGAAGCTGCTGCTGCACGAAGACATGCCGCTCGACGTGCTCCAGTCGCAGGATCCGTCCAAGGCGATCCCGCCGCTTCACGGCGCGCTGATCAAGAACGAGCAGGATCTGATGCTGTTCGAGCGGCTGGCCTTCATGAGCCGCCGTCAGCAGAACAAGGGCTGA